Proteins encoded together in one Eublepharis macularius isolate TG4126 chromosome 2, MPM_Emac_v1.0, whole genome shotgun sequence window:
- the LOC129324848 gene encoding death-associated protein-like 1 translates to MLAKPDVSAPASPLKGGRSPAVKAGGMRVSKKLENAPVERNPKIHGNEKTSTISIAKMQSMSALLADALEKLRHKFPAAVTQAAHQKPRPTLEKIIPPKRMCIIQQPQKC, encoded by the coding sequence ATGCTGGCAAAGCCCGACGTCTCTGCGCCCGCCTCCCCCTTGAAAGGAGGGCGCTCCCCCGCAGTCAAAGCTGGAGGTATGAGAGTTTCTAAGAAGCTGGAGAATGCACCTGTTGAAAGGAATCCCAAAATTCATGGGAATGAAAAGACCAGCACAATCAGCAttgcaaaaatgcaaagcatgagtGCCTTGCTAGCAGATGCCTTGGAGAAACTCAGGCATAAATTCCCAGCAGCAGTCACACAAGCAGCACATCAAAAGCCACGGCCTACTCTGGAAAAGATTATACCGCCCAAAAGAATGTGCATTATTCAGCAACCTCAGAAATGTTAA